ATGATCACCACGTCGTTTTCTTGCTGACTTAACACAAACAGCATCAACGCCGATGCCCGTTGACCCAATGAGTGGTGCGCCAGTGCTTTGCCGTGATACTCGATGGTAAACACATTCGGTACTTGCCAGGTTAATAAGGCTTCCAGGTTGTCTTGAAAATACTGCCAGAAGGTATCAAAAGACCCGCCAAGCGTGCTTTTCAGTTTTTCAACATCTCGATAGGCTGATGCAAAGTCACTGTATTCATCCACCACGCTTTGCAACGTTGCCTCTCGAATACGGCTCCCTCGATATAAATCCTGGATGTGGTTAAGCATGGCAGCCTTATTTGCCTTAAATTGCGGCACAATTTTAAGGGGGGAATCAACCCGATTGATCTTGCTCAGCACCTGCTCAATAGTGCGGTACTCCTCCAGCCATAGCTCATTAAGCTGTGCTAATTCACGTTCCAGGGATTGATTCAAATTCGTATATTGCTGCTCGTTCTTGGCTAGCGCGGCTAACATATGCTCGGCTTGGTCTAACAAGCTTTTAAGTTGTTTAAACTCCTGCGGGCTAATTGCCTGAGCACCGGCTTGCTTAAGCTCTGTGGCCAGTTTGCGTTCAATCTCGGCAAACTCTTCCTTCAGTGTCTGCTTTTTTTGCACAAAATCAGACAGCTTCTGCTGTAACAGAGCAACCGTACCGTGACCCGTTAGCACCGTTTGCTTGATGCCATCAAAGCCAGCAATCAACTGCTGGTAGGTAGCAAAAAAGTCATCAAAAAATGCCTGATTTTGGGCAGATTTATACAACGCCTGATTTTTTAGCTCATCTTCAAAGCTGGCGACAAAACTATCGAGCTCCGAAAGATAATGCTCAGCACCTTGAATGACTTGCTGTGCTTTGCGTTCGTCGCGGTCAAAATCAATTTGCTTTTGCAGCTTGGTCTCTACACCATGTTGCTGATAGAACTTGAGCTTAAATTCAGCATCTTGCTTTTTCTGCAACCATTCTTGCTTTTGCGTTGCCGCTCGGGTGAGGCTTTTAATCTGATTTATCGCAACTACCACCTGCTGGCGGCCTTGCTCAATTTTTTGTCGAACGGGCACCAACGCCTCGCCAAGCAGCTTTTCAATCAAGTCTTTTTCAAAGCCAGCGCCCGTGCTGGAAAGATCTTTCTGGCCAAAATAAATCGGCTGATGCAATACCGTTTCACGCACCGACACGCCCGGTTGCAACTGATCATTCACATACACATCGGGGCGCTCACCCAATATACGGCGGATTTGATAGGACTGGCCGCGGCGGTCAATGGCGTCGATGGTAATTTTGCCGCCACTACGTAGCAAGTGTTTTACCAGCCCCTCTTTGTATTCCACATCCGACGACTTATCGCCAAAGGGAATATTCAGCGCGTAACGTACCCCTTCCAACACGGATGATTTACCACTGCCACGAATGCCAATCAGGGTATTGAGCTCAGGCGAAAGACAAATTTCGGTACCGCCCAAGGTACCAGCCCCTTCAAAGCGGATTTTTTGAATATAAGAATGCTTATAGCTGGGCAATTCTGCACGGACTCTGGAAGCTTTGTCTCGCAGCGCAAACTTAACCGCATCGAAGCTGAATGAACCCAGTTTTAGGTAACTTGCCTCTTTACGAGCCGCCATATCTCCAAGGTTTTTAGCATCACAACCTTCAACTTCCGCTGGGTATAAATTACCTAATACCTGCTGAACCTTCACGCGCTCATCACGGGTGCGCACTTTTTGAAAAGCTAATGCTCTGCGTCTTACTACCTCGTTATCAAATAGCTCTTTTATTCTCCCCGGAGCAAGGCCGCCCCATAAGCCATTTGGAGCTTCAACATGAGCAAAAATGAGAAAATAATCTTTATGGAATTTATCTAACTCTCTAACAGTGCCGACAATATCGTGGTTCGAACGCGCATTTTCATCTTCAAAGTTCGCAATACCAGCAAAAGTCAGGCTAAGAAACGTCTG
Above is a window of Paraneptunicella aestuarii DNA encoding:
- a CDS encoding TrlF family AAA-like ATPase, translated to MSNSIFSYGSRWLKADFHLHTRADKEFTYNDDQDRFVSNYVEALKMANIGLGVITNHNKFDADEFKALRKKAKRSDIGLLPGIELSIKDGQAGVHTLVVFSDEWFNNNEQTNHIQTFLSLTFAGIANFEDENARSNHDIVGTVRELDKFHKDYFLIFAHVEAPNGLWGGLAPGRIKELFDNEVVRRRALAFQKVRTRDERVKVQQVLGNLYPAEVEGCDAKNLGDMAARKEASYLKLGSFSFDAVKFALRDKASRVRAELPSYKHSYIQKIRFEGAGTLGGTEICLSPELNTLIGIRGSGKSSVLEGVRYALNIPFGDKSSDVEYKEGLVKHLLRSGGKITIDAIDRRGQSYQIRRILGERPDVYVNDQLQPGVSVRETVLHQPIYFGQKDLSSTGAGFEKDLIEKLLGEALVPVRQKIEQGRQQVVVAINQIKSLTRAATQKQEWLQKKQDAEFKLKFYQQHGVETKLQKQIDFDRDERKAQQVIQGAEHYLSELDSFVASFEDELKNQALYKSAQNQAFFDDFFATYQQLIAGFDGIKQTVLTGHGTVALLQQKLSDFVQKKQTLKEEFAEIERKLATELKQAGAQAISPQEFKQLKSLLDQAEHMLAALAKNEQQYTNLNQSLERELAQLNELWLEEYRTIEQVLSKINRVDSPLKIVPQFKANKAAMLNHIQDLYRGSRIREATLQSVVDEYSDFASAYRDVEKLKSTLGGSFDTFWQYFQDNLEALLTWQVPNVFTIEYHGKALAHHSLGQRASALMLFVLSQQENDVVIIDQPEDDLDNQTIYDDVIKLIRKLKPSTQFIFATHNANIPVLGDAEQVIACEYQDDHIALVNGSIDCAEVQQRIVSIMEGGAEAFEKRKQVYEAWKPKNS